TGATAGCCAACGAGACACATCCCCCGAGAAACCTAACCTAAAAATACCACAAGAGACGACAACGGCGATGACAACAGCAAGAACCACGTCAACAACGAACATTTAACCCACGTTCAGTGCCTCACCCTGCGGTTTCCAAGCTCAATAGACTCGGTCTCGCTATCAAATCCCGCATGTCTGTAACTTCCAGTATCATACTCATAATCGAGGACCGCCTGACTCTCCTCATCTTTCTTCCTAGTATCACCCACAAAGCAGGAAGCCTGGATATTGTTAagctcatcctcctccttaTCGAGATTGCGGTGCGAAATGTAAAACAGGTTCCCGCCAATAAAAGCCAGAATCGCAACAAAACCATAGTTCCAGACGAGGAGTGGATCAGTCGAGAGAGCAGTCAGACCCTGCTGGATGGCAGACGAGATAGCGTTCATAAAGAGGAAGAGCGATTGCACCAAACTCTTCATGTTCTTCGGAGCCTTGGTGTACGCATACTCATACCCCGTAATCGACGCCAGAATCTCCGAGATCGCAACTAAGATGTACGGCACCGCCTGCACCCACACGTTAATCGGGGCCGGTTCCTTGCACGCGCTCGGGTGGTCGCCGCATGGACTGGTCTTGTAGATGTAATGTTGGGTGACCGTCGCAGCGACCATGGACAAGGAGGCGAGAATGAAGCCGGTGTAGATACGTTTGAGAGGGGTGAATTTGATGCCCATGCGGCGGAGACCCGGGTAGACGAGGTGGTCCATGATGGGGATGAAGATGATTAGGGCGAGGGGGTTAAGGTTGAGGATGATGTCGTTGGGGGCGCCGTGGAGCTGCATTGTGGCGGCTTGCGAGGTGAGGTTGTTGGTCATCTGGCTGTAGGTAAGCCCTAGTCCAGTTAGCTTCTATTATTGATATGTTGAGAGAAGGAGACGTACAGTAAAGCGGATACCAGAGGAAGATCACACAAGCTTTGACGACACGACGGACCTCATCAACCCACAGGTCATCGAAAGTCATCCATTCGGGCCTGTGGTCAATCTTGCTCGGTTTCGTATCCTCCCAGAACGCACGAGACCTGCAGTTGCGGACACTGCCATCGTCAGCCAATTTGATCTTCCATACTTTGGGAAAGCGAACTCACAGCGTCCTCGGATTCCACGACCACTTCTTCCTCAGCGCAAGCCACCACAACTTACAAGCCTTTCCCAACACAGATCCCGTAGGCGGCGTAACCGAATACTTATTCCGGCAGACGTACAACACAAGCGGACAGAACCCGAACATGAGCGTGGGGATCAAGAACGCCAGCCAGAACCCGACGTATCGCTCCGCGTAGACCATGGAGATGGAACCCACCAGGGCACCGACGTTGATCATGCAGTAGAAGTACATGAAGATACGCGATATGGTCTGGCCTGGGTCGATGATCACGCGTTCGCCGGTTTTGGCGAGGGTTCTGACATAGGGACGTGTTTCTTTGTATTGCTCTGCGATTAGAGGAGAGATGTTTGACCTGACTAGTTAGTAACGCGTTTCATCCAGAAATGGGACGGGAGGAAGGGCTTACTTGAAGCCTCCAACGCCAATACCGAAAATAACCAGACCCACGGAGAAACATCCCAGAGCGCCCTGGGGGTGTGTAATGACCGACGGCAACGCAGAGATAATCAAGATGATATGACCCAAGAACGCAAAAACAATCGAGAGCTGGATGGTCTTGAGTCGTCCAAGGAACTCATCGCCAATCCAGGCGCCCACCAGAGGAGTCACGTAGCACCAGAACGTATTGACTATACTCATAAGCTACTGGTTAAGAAGAGTTGGGGGAAATACTTACAGGTTGTAAGACCAGTCGCAGCTTGTTGTCCCATATTCAAAGCACCAGGTTGGCCAGAACCATCAGCACCGGTCGTCGAACCTTCGGGCAGAGGCTGCTGAATGTAATTGACGACTAGAAGCTCGAGTTAGAATTCAGAACTGAGTCTCTCTCGGGGATGAAGACTCACAAACAGCGGCAGTTCCAAAAAACGAGAATCTCTCACACAATTCCACAAACGCAATCGTGTAGGCAACCCAGGGAACCTTGCCCGACACGCGACGCAAAAtgttctcttcttccgcCGTAGGACGCTCATACTCATCGTCATCCAGGAACCTAGAAGAAGTAGAGAATACCGTGGACTTGACTGGAGAGACGGTGGCATTGGCGCGTTCGGAGGATTTGTGCTCAGACGCATCAGTCAGATGGGATTTGAAGCTGAGCCAGGATTTGTAGCTGTTTGTAGCTGAGCTTCGTTTTTCTTTCATCATGATGAGATGGAAGAGGTGCACTTGGACACGAGGTAGAATACACGAGGTGTAGTAAACGAATGGACATCCACGAGGACGAGgtcgaggatgagaaggaaaggagaaaagaaggaagagaagaggaaacgaGAGAGAAAAACAAAGCAGGTTTGTTGTGTGTGCGCGTTATAAATGAGGGAAAAAGCATCCTGACCGATGGTGAATGTTTTGAATGAGGGGGTTTCAGTGAATGGGCAGAAAGAAACTTCACAGGAGTGCTGTTGCAATCAAGGATTATACCGGTAAGGAGGAGAATTAGATATTCTATTACTATTTTAAAGAGAGATATTAAGCAACGAATATATTCATAGTATATTCGTCCTGGAATTACTTCGATAATGAAGCTCTATATGAAAATGTCCCAGGTTAGGGCAAGGGTAAACAGATTGGGTAAGATACGCCATGCATgcaaacaaaaacaaaaataaGAAAGTTTTCATATATGTCACTTCTGTCTCCAATTTCTGGGACACCGTGTCAAGATATACAAGAAACAAGCTAAGCTGTACTGTCGTGGAGAATTGACGGTTGATGCAATTCTGACTATTTGACACTTGTAGTTGTATACAGACTACTTCATATATACAACACCGATTTCGTGTCCATAATACATAGGTGCGAACACGCGTACGGGGTCATGAGAGCCAGGCTGAAGGAGACAGCTGATTGCGGAACCATCCTCATATTGAAGCCATGAAGATGCTGTCCTGAAAATCCAAGACCAGCCGGTAGGCAATGACAATCATACCTAGGACTGTCAGCAGTGGGTCGTTGAGTGTCTTGCAAGTCCGGATATTTGAGCTCAGCAAGTAATGTGATGTGTATTTGCAACCTTTGAGTGTATCCTGGGTTTCTGCCAGAAGCTACCAGGTGTTTATATATCCATGTATTCAACACGTGGGTAATTGAGGCGagccttttttctttttctttttttcttgaaGCAGCATATGTAACAGAACATGGGCTGACCTCGATTCTTGATTGTTAGATGTTCCCCCCAAAAAAA
This Aspergillus chevalieri M1 DNA, chromosome 3, nearly complete sequence DNA region includes the following protein-coding sequences:
- a CDS encoding putative MFS peptide transporter (COG:E;~EggNog:ENOG410PFC6;~InterPro:IPR000109,IPR036259;~PFAM:PF00854;~TransMembrane:10 (i168-188o194-213i253-275o281-302i376-396o416-432i453-475o495-514i535-554o560-579i);~go_component: GO:0016020 - membrane [Evidence IEA];~go_function: GO:0022857 - transmembrane transporter activity [Evidence IEA];~go_process: GO:0055085 - transmembrane transport [Evidence IEA]), whose product is MMKEKRSSATNSYKSWLSFKSHLTDASEHKSSERANATVSPVKSTVFSTSSRFLDDDEYERPTAEEENILRRVSGKVPWVAYTIAFVELCERFSFFGTAAVFVNYIQQPLPEGSTTGADGSGQPGALNMGQQAATGLTTFNTFWCYVTPLVGAWIGDEFLGRLKTIQLSIVFAFLGHIILIISALPSVITHPQGALGCFSVGLVIFGIGVGGFKSNISPLIAEQYKETRPYVRTLAKTGERVIIDPGQTISRIFMYFYCMINVGALVGSISMVYAERYVGFWLAFLIPTLMFGFCPLVLYVCRNKYSVTPPTGSVLGKACKLWWLALRKKWSWNPRTLVRNCRSRAFWEDTKPSKIDHRPEWMTFDDLWVDEVRRVVKACVIFLWYPLYWLTYSQMTNNLTSQAATMQLHGAPNDIILNLNPLALIIFIPIMDHLVYPGLRRMGIKFTPLKRIYTGFILASLSMVAATVTQHYIYKTSPCGDHPSACKEPAPINVWVQAVPYILVAISEILASITGYEYAYTKAPKNMKSLVQSLFLFMNAISSAIQQGLTALSTDPLLVWNYGFVAILAFIGGNLFYISHRNLDKEEDELNNIQASCFVGDTRKKDEESQAVLDYEYDTGSYRHAGFDSETESIELGNRRVRH